The following proteins are co-located in the Anomalospiza imberbis isolate Cuckoo-Finch-1a 21T00152 chromosome Z, ASM3175350v1, whole genome shotgun sequence genome:
- the LOC137464832 gene encoding coiled-coil domain-containing protein 171-like, which yields MANAHVLAKHSEVALEELPWTELCALLHENVEALILNFHKAKERISHLEYICKHKADTLKELQQKQEDAFEKMSEQLKAQEHCWQKEKQYLEEQYSNILAEVHARAQKCEETVQKTRQKLYGLEQTCEKQAHENSSMTNTLSNAHKARSSLLAACALLSGALCPLYGRLCAVSCQRDILQEQVNHHKLLNQKIISLLYALPTNVENSQGEGRPSTWFMSSEEL from the exons ATGGCAAACGCCCATGTGCTTGCCAAACATTCAGAGGTCGCCCTGGAAGAGTTACCTTGGACAGAGCTTTGTGCTCTCTTGCATGAGAATGTTGAAGCCCTGATCTTGAACTTCCACAAGGCTAAGGAGAGG ATATCTCACCTAGAATATATTTGCAAGCACAAGGCTGACACTCTGAAGGAACTTCAGCAGAAGCAGGAGGATGCTTTTGAGAAAATGTCTGAGCAGTTAAAAGCACAGGAACATTGctggcagaaagaaaagcaatatcTTGAAGAGCAGTACTCAAATATCCTTGCAGAAGTTCATGCAAGAGCCCAG AAATGTGAAGAAACAGTGCAGAAAACCAGGCAAAAACTGTATGGCCTTGAACAAACCTGCGAGAAACAGGCCCATGAAAACAGTTCCATGACAAATACATTATCAAATGCTCACAAGGCACGCtcctccctgctggcagcctgtgCACTGCTGTCAGGGGCCCTGTGTCCTCTCTACGGCAGACTGTGCGCTGTGTCTTGCCAAAGAGACATTCTCCAGGAGCAGGTGAACCACCACAAATTATTGAACCAGAAGATCATCAGCCTCCTTTATGCTCTCCCTACTAACGTGGAAAACAGCCAAGGCGAAGGCAGGCCAAGCACCTGGTTTATGTCTTCCGAAGAGCTGTGA